Proteins encoded by one window of Musa acuminata AAA Group cultivar baxijiao chromosome BXJ2-9, Cavendish_Baxijiao_AAA, whole genome shotgun sequence:
- the LOC135622211 gene encoding probable carboxylesterase 18: MSPPTRSLAGHCETASEGAGAVAAEMRSPDEPGLAAVAPPLSITKRFIIAAASAINDAACRSDGTVNRRLVSLLDARSSASAKPVQGIRTVDVPVDTSRDVWFRLFIPCSDSAGLKIPVIVYFHGGGFAFLSPASYLYDHVCRRLCRTVNAIVVSVNYRLAPEHRHPAPYEDGVDVLRFLDRVGLLYADPLAADLADLSRCFLVGDSAGANICHHVARRWAAGAGSGWKRLRLAGMVLIQPYFGGEQRTEAEVRLAGAPLVTVERTDWLWRAFLPEGADRDHEASNVFGPRATGELEEALPAALVVVGGFDPLQDWQRRYYEGLKARGKEARLVEYPEAFHAFFAFPDLKQSAVLMEDVRSFIEGHRPSKENTGGC, encoded by the coding sequence ATGAGCCCTCCAACTCGCTCCCTCGCGGGACACTGTGAAACCGCTTCCGAGGGAGCCGGTGCGGTAGCCGCAGAGATGCGCTCGCCGGATGAGCCCGGCCTTGCCGCCGTGGCTCCGCCCCTATCGATCACCAAGCGGTTCATCATTGCAGCCGCTTCCGCCATCAACGACGCCGCTTGCCGATCCGACGGCACCGTCAACCGCCGACTCGTCTCCCTCCTCGACGCCCGATCCTCCGCCTCCGCCAAACCCGTCCAAGGCATCCGCACCGTCGACGTCCCCGTCGACACCTCCCGTGACGTTTGGTTCCGCCTCTTCATCCCCTGTTCCGACTCCGCCGGCCTCAAGATCCCCGTCATCGTCTACTTCCACGGAGGCGGTTTCGCCTTCCTCTCCCCCGCCTCCTACCTCTACGACCACGTCTGTCGCCGGCTCTGCCGCACGGTCAATGCCATCGTCGTATCCGTCAACTACCGCTTGGCTCCGGAGCACCGACACCCCGCGCCGTACGAGGACGGGGTCGACGTGCTCCGCTTCCTGGATCGCGTCGGCCTGCTGTACGCTGACCCTTTAGCGGCCGATCTCGCCGACCTGTCCAGATGCTTCTTGGTCGGCGACTCCGCCGGCGCGAACATCTGCCACCACGTGGCCCGGCGCTGGGCTGCAGGAGCCGGCAGCGGGTGGAAGAGGCTGCGGCTCGCGGGCATGGTGCTCATCCAGCCGTACTTCGGCGGTGAGCAGCGGACAGAGGCGGAGGTGCGGCTGGCCGGGGCGCCGCTGGTGACTGTTGAGCGAACGGACTGGCTGTGGCGGGCGTTCCTGCCGGAGGGGGCGGACAGGGACCACGAGGCATCGAACGTGTTCGGGCCGCGGGCGACGGGGGAGCTGGAGGAGGCTCTGCCGGCGGCGTTGGTGGTCGTGGGGGGGTTCGACCCGCTGCAGGACTGGCAACGGAGGTACTACGAGGGGCTGAAAGCGAGGGGGAAGGAAGCGCGGCTGGTAGAGTACCCGGAGGCCTTCCACGCCTTCTTCGCCTTCCCCGACCTGAAGCAGTCAGCGGTGCTCATGGAGGATGTCAGAAGCTTCATCGAGGGCCATCGACCATCGAAGGAAAACACCGGCGGATGTTAG
- the LOC135622189 gene encoding mannan endo-1,4-beta-mannosidase 5-like, with protein MVDCAPLYYLDHRKKTPSSLHSLAALQDERAPSLHPINTNPGGLHSAHTKQQFFHNKMAKLCAVLCLLLGALAFLAIAAPGSSSFVERQGTQFVLDGSPYLFNGFNSYWMMTVASQPAERAKVSQVLGEAAAAGLTVCRTWAFSDGGDGALQISPGVYDERVFQGLDFVISEAQSHGVRLILSLVNNYKDFGGRAQYVQWASNAGAAVGGEDDFYTNPVVKGYYKNHVQRVLTRINTITNVAYKDDPTIMAWELINEPRCQADYSGKTVNAWVQEMASYTKSLDSKHMLEIGMEGFYGDSMPEKKQYNPGYQVGTDFITSNLIDEIDFATIHAYPDVWLAAQDDASQTAFAQRWMWSHWDDATKILKKPLVLTEFGLSKKDPGYTENLRDVYINAICTDIYNLARSGGGSLSGGLVWQVMADGMESYYDGYEILLSQDPSTDAVLMRQSRAMSVLAHTMSKPAGGQVGHADEAVAGEQEDGVAHGTRLHGLHVRHVHARDGKGSSHP; from the exons ATGGTGGATTGTGCTCCATTATATTATTTAGACCACCGAAAAAAGACCCCATCGAGTCTGCACTCTCTCGCAGCTTTACAAGATGAAAGAGCTCCATCCCTGCACCCTATAAATACCAACCCCGGCGGGCTCCACTCTGCCCACACCAAGCAGCAGTTCTTCCACAACAAGATGGCCAAGCTTTGCGCTGTTCTCTGCCTTCTGTTGGGTGCTCTCGCATTCTTGGCGATCGCTGCTCCCGGCAGCAGCTCCTTCGTTGAGAGGCAAGGCACGCAGTTCGTCCTCGACGGCTCCCCGTACCTCTTCAATGGGTTCAACTCGTACTGGATGATGACTGTCGCGTCCCAACCCGCCGAGCGGGCGAAGGTCTCGCAGGTGCTCGGCGAAGCTGCCGCCGCAGGGCTCACTGTTTGCCGAACGTGGGCGTTCAGCGACGGAGGCGATGGAGCTCTCCAGATCTCACCCGGAGTGTACGATGAGCGAGTGTTTCAG GGACTGGATTTTGTGATCTCGGAGGCTCAAAGTCATGGTGTTCGCTTGATCCTGAGTCTGGTGAACAATTACAAAGACTTCGGAGGCAGAGCTCAGTACGTGCAATGGGCGAGCAATGCAGGTGCTGCTGTCGGTGGTGAAGACGATTTCTATACCAATCCGGTTGTGAAGGGATACTACAAGAACCATGTCCAG AGAGTGTTAACAAGAATCAACACCATCACCAACGTAGCCTACAAAGACGACCCAACGATCATGGCATGGGAACTAATAAACGAGCCTCGTTGCCAGGCAGATTACTCAGGAAAAACGGTGAAC GCCTGGGTTCAAGAGATGGCAAGTTACACAAAGTCGCTGGACAGCAAACACATGCTAGAGATAGGAATGGAAGGATTCTACGGAGACTCCATGCCGGAGAAGAAGCAGTACAATCCCGGTTACCAAGTTGGCACAGACTTCATCACCAGCAATCTCATCGACGAGATCGACTTTGCCACTATCCATGCGTACCCAGACGTTTG GCTCGCTGCGCAGGACGACGCATCGCAGACCGCCTTCGCTCAGCGGTGGATGTGGAGCCACTGGGACGACGCCACGAAGATACTGAAGAAGCCACTGGTGCTCACCGAGTTCGGGCTGTCGAAGAAGGACCCCGGCTACACCGAGAACCTCCGGGACGTGTACATCAACGCCATCTGCACCGACATATACAACTTGGCAAGGAGCGGCGGCGGGTCGCTCAGCGGCGGGTTGGTGTGGCAAGTGATGGCGGACGGGATGGAGTCGTACTACGACGGCTACGAGATTCTGCTGTCTCAGGATCCGTCCACGGACGCAGTACTGATGAGGCAATCACGCGCGATGTCGGTGCTGGCGCACACGATGAGCAAGCCTGCCGGCGGCCAGGTAGGGCATGCCGACGAAGCCGTAGCTGGCGAGCAGGAAGATGGCGTCGCTCATGGCACGAGGTTGCATGGCCTTCACGTAAGGCACGTGCATGCGAGGGATGGAAAGGGGAGCTCCCACCCTTAG
- the LOC135622755 gene encoding probable carboxylesterase 18 — MTQKASSLASGGRSLTSPPLPWTTRLYIALLSVVTDGARRSNGTINRRLLSFFDARSSASAKPRHGVRTADVPVDPSRDLWFRLFVPSSASSGRIPVIVYFHGGGFAYLSPASRAYDAFCRRICRKINALVVSVNYRLAPEHRYPAPYEDAVDVLRFLDDGGLASADPTAAGLADLSRCFLAGDSAGGNMVHHVARRWAADAAGGWKNLRLAGMVLIQPFFGGEERTESENRLVGAPLVSVDRTDWLWRAFLPEGADRDHEAANVFGPRADGELEAALPEAMVVVGGFDPLQDWQRRYYECMTARGKAVRLLEYPDAIHAFYVFPELKLSAAFIDELKAFIK, encoded by the coding sequence ATGACGCAAAAGGCCTCCTCGCTGGCGAGTGGCGGCCGTTCTTTAACTTCGCCGCCGCTCCCGTGGACGACGCGGCTCTACATCGCTCTGCTCTCCGTCGTCACCGACGGCGCTCGCCGCTCAAACGGCACCATCAATCGCCGCCTCCTTTCCTTCTTCGACGCCCGCTCCTCCGCCTCCGCCAAGCCCCGCCACGGCGTCCGCACGGCCGACGTCCCCGTCGATCCCTCCCGTGACCTCTGGTTCCGCCTCTTCGTCCCCAGTTCTGCGTCGTCCGGCCGGATTCCCGTCATCGTCTACTTCCACGGCGGCGGGTTCGCCTACCTCTCCCCCGCCTCCCGCGCCTACGACGCTTTCTGCCGCCGGATCTGCCGCAAGATCAACGCCCTCGTCGTCTCCGTCAACTACCGCCTCGCCCCGGAGCACCGCTACCCGGCGCCGTACGAGGATGCGGTCGACGTGCTTCGATTCCTGGACGACGGAGGCCTCGCCTCCGCCGACCCTACCGCCGCCGGCCTCGCCGACCTCTCCCGCTGCTTCCTGGCCGGCGACTCCGCGGGCGGGAACATGGTCCACCACGTGGCCCGGCGCTGGGCCGCGGACGCCGCGGGGGGATGGAAAAACCTTCGGCTGGCGGGGATGGTGCTGATCCAGCCGTTTTTCGGCGGGGAGGAGCGGACGGAGTCGGAGAATCGGCTGGTGGGGGCGCCGCTGGTGTCGGTGGACCGGACGGACTGGCTGTGGCGGGCGTTCCTGCCGGAGGGGGCGGACCGGGACCACGAGGCGGCGAACGTGTTCGGGCCGCGGGCTGATGGCGAGCTGGAGGCGGCGCTGCCGGAGGCGATGGTGGTGGTGGGGGGCTTCGACCCGCTGCAGGACTGGCAACGGCGGTACTACGAGTGCATGACAGCAAGGGGGAAGGCGGTGCGGCTGCTGGAGTACCCCGACGCCATCCACGCCTTCTACGTCTTCCCCGAGCTGAAGCTGTCGGCGGCTTTCATCGACGAGCTCAAAGCCTTCATCAAGTAG